From the genome of Geobacter sp. SVR, one region includes:
- a CDS encoding SseB family protein, whose protein sequence is MIATAPQETITLDQALVALREDMNNATRQSKFYDIFLNTPFCVPTLDPRELDNRPELAEGEILPLIVENEGNDYLMIFDSEERLKNWAGEDAQWVPVPGHVLAATTMPPLHLAMNVGTEYSKQFLPDEIAWLREVVERCNQAETEQAQAN, encoded by the coding sequence ATGATCGCAACTGCACCCCAGGAAACAATCACACTCGACCAGGCGCTTGTGGCCCTGCGCGAGGATATGAACAACGCCACGAGACAATCCAAGTTTTACGATATCTTCCTCAACACGCCCTTCTGCGTGCCGACTCTCGATCCGCGGGAACTCGACAACCGGCCGGAACTCGCTGAAGGAGAGATCCTGCCGTTGATCGTGGAAAACGAGGGGAACGATTATCTGATGATTTTCGACAGCGAGGAGCGCCTGAAAAACTGGGCCGGAGAAGACGCACAATGGGTGCCGGTTCCGGGGCACGTGCTCGCTGCCACCACCATGCCGCCTCTGCACCTGGCAATGAACGTCGGCACCGAATACTCGAAACAGTTTCTTCCCGACGAAATCGCCTGGCTCAGGGAGGTGGTGGAGCGCTGCAACCAGGCGGAAACGGAGCAGGCACAGGCAAATTGA
- a CDS encoding flavodoxin family protein: MKVVAFNGSPNREGNTWHALKMVTAELEREGIATEIVQVGNKVVRGCIACGMCAKNMNEQCVLPGDEVNDWVQKMKEADGIILGSPVHYAAMGGAMKSFLDRAFYVAGVNKGLFRHKVGAAVVAVRRSGGLPTFDQLNNFLMYSEMLIPASNHWNVIHGRSPEEVTQDTEGVQIMRVLGKNMAWLLKLVEHGKGAVPPPERESKTYLSFIH; the protein is encoded by the coding sequence ATGAAAGTGGTGGCATTCAACGGCAGTCCCAACAGGGAGGGAAACACGTGGCACGCCCTGAAGATGGTCACGGCGGAGCTGGAGCGGGAAGGGATCGCGACCGAGATCGTTCAGGTCGGCAACAAGGTTGTCAGAGGCTGCATCGCCTGCGGTATGTGCGCGAAGAACATGAATGAACAGTGCGTGCTCCCGGGTGACGAGGTGAACGACTGGGTGCAGAAAATGAAAGAAGCGGACGGGATCATCCTGGGATCGCCGGTACATTACGCCGCCATGGGGGGCGCCATGAAGTCGTTTCTCGATCGGGCCTTTTATGTGGCGGGTGTGAACAAAGGACTGTTCCGCCACAAGGTCGGTGCCGCGGTGGTGGCGGTGCGGCGTTCGGGTGGCCTGCCGACTTTCGACCAGTTGAACAACTTCCTGATGTACTCCGAGATGCTTATTCCCGCCTCCAACCACTGGAACGTGATCCATGGCAGGAGTCCGGAGGAGGTGACCCAGGATACGGAAGGGGTGCAGATCATGCGGGTTCTGGGAAAGAACATGGCATGGCTGCTGAAGCTGGTGGAGCACGGCAAGGGGGCGGTGCCCCCGCCGGAACGGGAATCCAAGACCTATCTGAGTTTCATTCACTGA
- a CDS encoding MerR family transcriptional regulator, with protein MFRIGQLARQYGLSRSTLLYYDRIGLLCPSGRSEAGYRLYSPVDRERLAAICSFRQAGLGIGDISGILRSSGGSTAEIVSQRLLAVGREIQALQIKQRLLAGMLRLQGQGGPLRSVDKEMFVELLRAAGMDDNAMQQLHVEFERRAPEAHHAFLLSLGISEREARTIRRCSVHEWQP; from the coding sequence ATGTTTCGTATCGGGCAGTTGGCCCGACAGTATGGTCTTTCCCGCAGCACGCTGCTGTATTACGACCGCATCGGCCTGCTCTGCCCCAGCGGGCGCAGCGAGGCCGGCTACCGGTTGTATTCGCCGGTCGACCGGGAACGCCTGGCAGCCATCTGCTCCTTCCGGCAGGCCGGGCTGGGTATCGGGGATATCAGCGGCATTCTCCGCTCGAGCGGGGGCTCCACCGCCGAAATCGTCAGCCAGCGGCTGCTGGCGGTGGGGCGGGAGATACAGGCCCTGCAGATCAAGCAACGCCTGCTGGCCGGGATGCTCAGGCTGCAGGGACAGGGGGGACCGCTGCGGTCGGTGGACAAGGAGATGTTCGTGGAACTGCTGCGTGCGGCCGGGATGGACGACAATGCCATGCAACAGCTGCATGTGGAGTTCGAGCGGCGTGCGCCCGAGGCGCATCATGCCTTTCTGCTCTCACTGGGAATATCGGAAAGAGAGGCCCGGACAATCCGCCGGTGTTCCGTCCATGAATGGCAACCCTGA
- a CDS encoding DUF445 domain-containing protein → MENRKRLLLRNKMIATGMLIGAAILFVVARSQKGQGGWEWVAAFAEAAMVGALADWFAVVALFRHPLGVPIPHTAIIKNKKEAIAGNLAGFIRDKFLAGDTLIAKMREYDPAGHLAAYLMSRENAADLAGGLTRVFAESLDFIDDERVRQVLQAALSDRIHRVDVSSSAGTILETLRKDNRHQVVLDDLLKRFAAWLATDEAQTRLANAIDDLCTREYPLLAAFIPNRDQFSRGAGQKIAGRINAFIQEVNADPVHEVRYRFDTAVTGFISRLKSDPALRDRIEAIKREIVHDRAMGEYAGKLGNDLKNWLRGDLQQPGSKVQEKLAAAVAGLGAALSDNRGLKDSLNEHLESLVVRYGDALRNAIAGHISGTMQTWESDDYSNEIELSIGSDLQFIRMNGTLVGGVIGLLLHAVSLLFA, encoded by the coding sequence GTGGAAAACAGAAAACGACTCTTGCTCAGAAACAAAATGATAGCCACGGGCATGCTGATTGGTGCGGCCATCCTGTTCGTCGTTGCCCGCAGCCAGAAGGGGCAGGGGGGCTGGGAGTGGGTCGCCGCCTTTGCGGAGGCAGCCATGGTCGGCGCACTGGCGGACTGGTTTGCCGTTGTGGCGCTGTTCCGCCATCCGCTGGGGGTGCCGATTCCGCACACGGCCATCATCAAAAACAAGAAGGAAGCCATTGCCGGCAACCTGGCCGGCTTTATCCGTGACAAGTTCCTGGCCGGCGACACCCTGATCGCGAAGATGCGGGAGTACGATCCGGCCGGACATCTTGCCGCCTATCTGATGTCGCGGGAGAACGCTGCCGACCTGGCCGGCGGCTTGACCCGCGTGTTTGCCGAATCGCTGGATTTCATCGACGACGAGCGTGTGCGGCAGGTGCTGCAGGCTGCCCTGAGCGACCGGATTCACCGGGTGGATGTTTCCTCTTCCGCGGGGACGATTCTCGAAACCCTCAGGAAGGACAACCGCCACCAGGTCGTGCTCGACGACCTGCTGAAGCGCTTCGCCGCCTGGCTGGCCACCGACGAGGCCCAGACCAGGCTGGCCAACGCCATTGATGATCTGTGCACCAGGGAATATCCGCTGCTGGCTGCCTTTATCCCCAACCGCGATCAGTTTTCCCGGGGGGCCGGTCAGAAGATCGCCGGCAGAATCAATGCCTTCATTCAGGAGGTCAATGCCGATCCGGTCCATGAGGTCAGGTACCGCTTCGACACGGCCGTGACCGGCTTCATCTCCCGGCTGAAATCAGACCCGGCCCTGCGCGACAGGATCGAGGCGATCAAACGGGAGATCGTTCACGACCGGGCCATGGGCGAATACGCCGGCAAGCTCGGCAATGACCTGAAGAACTGGCTCAGGGGCGATCTGCAGCAGCCCGGCTCAAAGGTGCAGGAGAAGCTTGCGGCCGCTGTTGCGGGGCTCGGTGCGGCCCTGTCGGACAACCGCGGCCTGAAGGATTCCCTGAACGAGCACCTGGAATCGCTGGTGGTGCGCTACGGGGATGCGCTGCGCAATGCCATTGCCGGGCATATTTCCGGCACCATGCAGACTTGGGAAAGCGACGACTATTCCAACGAGATCGAGCTCTCCATCGGGTCTGACCTGCAGTTCATCAGGATGAACGGCACCCTGGTCGGCGGCGTGATCGGTCTGCTGCTGCATGCCGTCTCGCTGTTGTTCGCGTAG
- a CDS encoding HAD family phosphatase produces the protein MLMETEHLYYQANAEALAQAGVKLSLEDFCRISLRQGESVLALAGGCDGAELRRVRDDIYYRLLGEESRVIPGVRETLERLHGRLPMAIVTSCRRENFLQMHRGSGLLDYFDFILTREDYGASKPDPEPYLTACVRAGLDPGRCLAIEDSERGVTSAVRAGLAVAAIPGHLNQGGDFGAARWLLEGIRGLPALLGLDRDP, from the coding sequence GTGCTGATGGAAACCGAGCATCTCTACTATCAGGCCAATGCCGAGGCGTTGGCGCAGGCGGGGGTGAAACTTTCCCTGGAGGATTTCTGCCGGATCTCGCTGCGTCAGGGGGAGAGCGTGCTCGCTCTTGCCGGCGGCTGCGATGGGGCGGAACTGCGCCGGGTGCGGGACGACATCTACTACCGGCTACTGGGAGAGGAGTCGCGGGTGATTCCCGGGGTGCGGGAGACCCTGGAGCGGCTCCACGGCCGGCTGCCGATGGCGATCGTCACCAGCTGCCGACGGGAGAATTTCCTGCAGATGCACCGCGGGAGCGGCCTGCTGGACTATTTCGATTTCATCCTCACCCGCGAGGACTACGGCGCCTCCAAGCCCGATCCGGAGCCCTACCTGACCGCCTGCGTCCGTGCCGGCCTCGATCCGGGCCGCTGCTTGGCCATCGAGGATTCGGAGCGAGGAGTCACCTCCGCCGTCCGGGCCGGACTGGCCGTCGCCGCCATCCCGGGCCACCTGAATCAGGGGGGCGATTTCGGTGCCGCCCGCTGGCTGTTGGAGGGCATTCGTGGGCTGCCGGCGCTCCTGGGCCTCGACCGGGACCCCTGA
- a CDS encoding TetR/AcrR family transcriptional regulator, translating to MTKRDTRTELIAAGMALIAAQGYNATGIDAVLKRTGVPKGSFYHYFGSKEEFGLAVIEEFAARFLARVDVLLADPALPPLERLRAFLERGLERLAEHQCTVGCLIGDLGQELAARNERLRERLDEILFSWRERFAACIREAQHTGELPPSYDPLVIAGFVLSGWEGAVLSAKVMKSPQPVRDFIDTLFATVLTPQ from the coding sequence ATGACAAAACGGGATACACGCACGGAACTGATCGCGGCCGGCATGGCACTGATTGCCGCCCAGGGGTACAATGCCACCGGCATCGATGCGGTGTTGAAGCGGACCGGGGTGCCGAAGGGCTCCTTCTACCATTATTTCGGCAGCAAGGAGGAATTCGGCCTGGCGGTCATCGAGGAGTTCGCCGCCCGTTTCCTGGCGCGGGTCGATGTCCTCCTGGCCGATCCGGCCCTGCCGCCGCTGGAGCGGTTGCGGGCCTTCCTGGAAAGGGGGCTGGAACGGTTGGCCGAGCACCAGTGTACTGTGGGCTGCCTGATCGGAGACCTGGGGCAGGAGCTGGCGGCCCGCAACGAGCGCCTGCGGGAGCGCCTGGACGAGATCCTCTTCTCCTGGCGGGAGCGTTTTGCCGCCTGCATCCGGGAGGCCCAGCACACGGGGGAGTTGCCCCCATCATATGATCCCCTTGTCATTGCCGGCTTCGTCCTCTCCGGATGGGAAGGGGCGGTCCTGAGCGCCAAGGTGATGAAGTCTCCCCAGCCGGTGCGGGATTTCATCGATACCCTCTTTGCCACCGTTCTCACCCCACAGTGA
- a CDS encoding transposase — MRMNRKYDAEFKAEAVKLVLEDNRTIREVESSLGITHGVLKGWIRKHRDQQDPAIASQISAEAELKQLRKENEQLRREREILKKAVAIFSTDPHRYSGS, encoded by the coding sequence ATGAGAATGAACCGAAAATACGATGCCGAGTTTAAAGCTGAAGCGGTGAAGCTGGTTTTGGAAGACAACCGCACCATTCGCGAAGTTGAAAGCAGTCTCGGGATCACGCATGGAGTCTTAAAAGGATGGATCCGGAAACACCGTGACCAGCAGGATCCGGCTATAGCCAGTCAAATATCTGCCGAAGCAGAGCTTAAGCAACTCCGCAAAGAGAACGAGCAACTCCGTCGGGAGCGTGAAATCCTAAAAAAAGCTGTGGCCATCTTCTCAACGGATCCGCATCGTTATTCGGGTTCATAA
- a CDS encoding NmrA family NAD(P)-binding protein — MYAIIGATGHIGNRVTDILLNKGEKVRVIGRDAARLQQYVNRGAVPAVGDLKDTAFLTTAFQGATAVFAMIPPSYTASTFRAYQDVVGISIATAILDVGVTHVVNLSSQGAELPRGTGPIVGLHDQEERLDVLRGVNVLHLRPTYFMENLLANVPVIHDYGYAGSAVRGDIKFAMIATADIAERVAAHLLARDFSGSSHEDLLGQRDLSLQEAFTIIGRRIGISDLVYRQIPYDEFEQALLGTGMSRDVCRLFVEMSEALNRGLFAVNRPRNAATTTPTSIEQFAEVFAEVYRGAQHRHAA, encoded by the coding sequence ATGTACGCAATCATCGGAGCTACTGGACATATCGGGAACAGGGTGACGGATATCCTGCTCAATAAGGGTGAAAAGGTGCGGGTCATCGGCAGGGATGCCGCACGGCTCCAGCAGTATGTCAACCGGGGCGCCGTTCCGGCAGTGGGCGACCTGAAGGATACGGCCTTTCTCACCACTGCCTTCCAGGGGGCCACGGCGGTTTTCGCCATGATCCCTCCCAGCTACACGGCAAGCACTTTCCGTGCGTACCAGGACGTGGTCGGTATCAGCATCGCCACGGCCATTCTGGACGTGGGGGTCACTCACGTTGTCAACCTGAGCAGCCAGGGGGCGGAGCTTCCCCGGGGGACCGGTCCGATCGTGGGGCTGCACGACCAGGAAGAACGGCTGGATGTGCTGCGCGGAGTAAACGTACTCCACCTGCGACCCACCTACTTCATGGAGAACCTGCTGGCCAACGTGCCGGTGATTCATGACTACGGCTATGCCGGTTCGGCGGTGCGGGGCGATATCAAGTTCGCCATGATCGCCACGGCCGACATTGCCGAGCGGGTGGCTGCTCACCTGCTGGCACGCGATTTCAGCGGCTCGTCCCATGAGGACCTGCTTGGCCAGCGCGATCTCTCCCTGCAGGAAGCATTCACCATCATTGGCCGAAGGATCGGCATCTCCGACCTGGTCTACCGCCAGATCCCCTACGACGAATTCGAACAGGCGCTGCTCGGCACGGGGATGAGCCGGGATGTCTGCCGGCTGTTCGTGGAGATGAGCGAAGCCCTGAACCGTGGGTTGTTTGCCGTCAACCGGCCGCGGAATGCTGCCACTACCACGCCGACCTCCATCGAGCAATTCGCCGAGGTGTTCGCCGAGGTATACCGGGGGGCGCAGCATCGCCACGCTGCCTGA
- a CDS encoding MBL fold metallo-hydrolase yields MQITDHIHALKIPFAVPTPAGSIERFVYVYLICGDEVTLIDSGVAGAETTILSYLESLGRGRGISRLILTHSHPDHLGAARAVQAITGCRVLAGAAEQAWIEDTGQQARERPVPDFDRLVGGPVALDSVVADGEVLDLGGGLMLEVIATPGHSAGSMSYLLTREGALFTGDAVPLAGDMPIYDDFCTSIATLEQLQRMKEPELLLEAWQAPRTQGIGGRIAEGVSWLQRVDAAVQQSLYAESDPMSLCRRVVTHLELPPSAANPLVARSLRSHPLVDY; encoded by the coding sequence ATGCAGATCACCGACCACATCCACGCCCTGAAGATCCCCTTTGCCGTTCCCACCCCGGCCGGCTCCATCGAACGCTTTGTCTATGTCTACCTGATATGCGGTGACGAGGTCACTCTGATCGACAGCGGGGTGGCCGGGGCCGAGACCACGATTCTCTCCTACCTGGAAAGCCTTGGACGGGGAAGGGGCATCAGCCGCCTGATTCTGACCCACAGCCATCCGGACCATCTCGGTGCGGCCCGCGCCGTGCAAGCCATCACCGGTTGCCGTGTGCTGGCCGGCGCTGCCGAGCAGGCCTGGATCGAGGATACCGGGCAACAGGCGCGTGAACGGCCGGTGCCGGACTTTGATAGACTGGTGGGTGGGCCGGTAGCGCTGGATAGTGTCGTGGCTGATGGAGAGGTGCTGGATCTGGGGGGCGGGCTGATGCTGGAGGTTATAGCAACGCCAGGGCATTCGGCCGGATCGATGTCATACCTGCTGACCCGGGAAGGAGCCCTGTTCACCGGCGATGCGGTGCCGCTGGCGGGAGACATGCCGATCTACGATGACTTTTGCACCTCGATCGCCACACTGGAGCAACTGCAGCGCATGAAGGAGCCGGAATTGCTGCTGGAGGCATGGCAGGCGCCGCGTACACAAGGGATCGGCGGGCGTATCGCAGAGGGGGTGTCATGGCTGCAGAGGGTGGATGCAGCGGTGCAGCAGTCGCTATACGCCGAGTCCGACCCGATGTCGCTCTGCCGCCGGGTGGTGACGCACCTGG
- a CDS encoding IS3 family transposase, which produces MTEHRSEFGVKEMCRVLGVTRSWYYAHAAGRVTNRQREDQALLPTIKSAFEESDKTYGAKRITHNLRQLGRRVGKNRIWRLMRENGLKVKTTRKFKVTTNSDHKRPVADNLVKRQFSADAPNRLWTGDITYIETVQGWLYLAVVLDVFSRRIVGWSMNKRMTDDLVIAALTNAIVRRRPSPGFIFHTDRGSQYCSKRFRAVVGKAAGIQSMSGTGCCYDNAITETFFSTLKRELIYHCSFTTRQEAQSRIFRYIEGFYNRKRIHSAIGYLTPEQFEQQELKMAA; this is translated from the coding sequence ATAACCGAGCACCGCTCCGAATTCGGAGTGAAGGAGATGTGCCGAGTTCTGGGAGTGACTCGGAGTTGGTACTACGCCCATGCGGCCGGCCGAGTAACGAATCGGCAGCGCGAAGACCAGGCGTTGTTGCCAACGATCAAATCAGCCTTCGAAGAGAGCGACAAAACATATGGCGCGAAACGGATTACCCATAACCTACGGCAGTTAGGGCGGCGCGTCGGTAAAAACCGCATCTGGCGCCTGATGCGAGAAAACGGCCTTAAAGTCAAGACGACGCGGAAGTTCAAGGTTACAACGAATTCAGATCACAAGCGTCCTGTAGCGGACAATCTGGTGAAGCGTCAATTCTCCGCTGACGCTCCCAATCGGCTCTGGACCGGCGACATAACGTACATTGAAACGGTCCAGGGCTGGCTGTACTTGGCAGTGGTCCTCGATGTATTCTCCCGCCGGATCGTGGGCTGGAGCATGAACAAACGCATGACGGATGATCTTGTTATAGCTGCCCTTACCAATGCGATAGTCAGGCGTCGGCCGTCACCAGGATTCATCTTTCACACGGATCGTGGTTCGCAATATTGCAGCAAACGGTTTCGTGCCGTGGTCGGGAAAGCAGCTGGTATCCAAAGCATGAGCGGAACCGGATGCTGCTATGACAATGCAATTACGGAGACCTTTTTCTCCACATTGAAGAGAGAACTGATTTACCACTGCTCCTTCACGACCCGGCAAGAAGCACAGAGCCGGATATTTCGTTACATCGAAGGTTTCTACAACCGCAAGAGGATTCACTCTGCGATTGGCTATCTCACTCCTGAACAGTTTGAGCAGCAGGAGCTAAAGATGGCAGCATAG
- a CDS encoding DUF1456 family protein, with translation MTNNDILRQLRTALDLDDAEMVAIYKEAGFAMNPTTLPLLLKQEDEEGFIPCANQLLTFFLEGLIIRRRGRRDSTGGNTSQPGAALDNNTVLKKLRIALDLKEEDLLAIMNLAGMPTAKADLAPLFHAKGHRRYRECSDLFLQTFLRGIAGRR, from the coding sequence ATGACAAACAACGACATTCTGCGGCAGCTGCGTACTGCGCTGGATCTGGATGATGCCGAGATGGTCGCCATCTACAAGGAAGCCGGTTTTGCCATGAATCCGACAACCTTGCCGCTGCTGCTCAAACAGGAGGACGAAGAGGGCTTCATCCCCTGCGCCAACCAGTTGCTGACATTTTTTCTAGAGGGGCTGATCATTCGACGGCGCGGCAGACGGGACTCCACCGGCGGGAATACCTCCCAACCGGGTGCCGCTCTCGACAACAACACAGTCCTGAAGAAGCTGCGGATCGCGCTGGATCTGAAAGAGGAGGATCTGCTGGCCATCATGAATCTGGCCGGCATGCCGACGGCAAAGGCGGACCTGGCTCCGCTGTTCCATGCCAAGGGACACAGGCGCTACAGGGAGTGCAGCGACCTTTTCCTGCAGACGTTCCTGCGAGGCATTGCCGGCCGCCGGTAG
- a CDS encoding helix-turn-helix domain-containing protein, whose product MKENQAARSMLYREKEYTCGIDVTLAVVGGKWKASILWHLAPETIRFSDLQRRFSDTTRKMLTQQLRELEADGLVHREVYPQVPPKVEYSLTDKGRSIYPILEQMCSWGREYEKDGG is encoded by the coding sequence ATGAAAGAAAACCAGGCAGCACGCTCCATGCTCTACCGGGAAAAAGAGTACACCTGCGGCATCGACGTCACCCTGGCAGTGGTGGGCGGAAAATGGAAGGCCTCGATCCTCTGGCACTTGGCACCGGAAACCATTCGTTTTTCCGACCTGCAGCGGCGCTTTTCCGACACCACCCGCAAAATGCTGACCCAGCAGTTGCGGGAGCTGGAAGCGGACGGCCTGGTACACCGCGAGGTCTATCCCCAGGTGCCGCCAAAGGTGGAGTATTCCCTGACGGACAAAGGGCGAAGCATCTACCCCATTCTGGAGCAGATGTGCTCGTGGGGACGGGAGTATGAGAAGGATGGCGGGTAA
- a CDS encoding DoxX family protein, whose protein sequence is MTWFMSKYSPQCYALMRIVVGFLFLWHGCQKLFAFPSPMPEGTPAFIIYTAGPIELIGGILVMIGLFTHWAAFIASGQMACAYWMVHGPRALLPLQNQGELAVLYCFIFLFIAAQGSGIWSIDAMRGAPHGR, encoded by the coding sequence ATGACATGGTTCATGTCGAAATACAGTCCCCAGTGCTACGCACTGATGCGGATCGTGGTCGGTTTCCTGTTTCTGTGGCACGGCTGCCAGAAACTGTTCGCCTTTCCCAGCCCCATGCCGGAAGGAACCCCTGCATTTATCATCTATACCGCCGGCCCGATCGAGCTGATCGGCGGCATCCTGGTGATGATCGGCCTGTTCACGCACTGGGCGGCCTTCATAGCCAGCGGCCAGATGGCCTGTGCCTACTGGATGGTGCACGGGCCCAGGGCACTGCTGCCGCTTCAGAACCAGGGCGAGCTGGCGGTTTTGTACTGCTTCATCTTCCTGTTCATCGCCGCACAGGGGAGCGGCATCTGGAGCATCGACGCCATGAGGGGCGCCCCCCATGGCCGCTAG
- a CDS encoding metalloregulator ArsR/SmtB family transcription factor — MKPDQSIAIMKALADQSRLNIIKSLLERPQYVEEIASRHGLAASTVSFHLRKLEQAGLVTSRKEQYYAVFEANQGMLDTTLREIVADIPVGRELQDTRMEEYRRKVLETFFRHGRLEKLPAQHKKRLIVLEQFAARFETDRRYDEQQVTSLIGPLFDDYCTIRRLLVDEGLIRRDGAAYWREGAPLRSDLPATAQVQPRAAQQTERERRTTMKQAYRQRPLQMGIYQIRNTQNNRVYVGSSENMEGARTSRMFQLRMGKAIFSSELQRDLERQGAATFEFSVLEVLTPPVGKPAEQALADLHLQWLETLQPFGERGYNSARAFQRERDRRQFTVGPQKND, encoded by the coding sequence ATGAAACCGGACCAGAGCATTGCCATCATGAAGGCCCTGGCGGACCAATCCCGCCTGAACATCATCAAGTCGCTGCTGGAGCGCCCCCAGTATGTGGAGGAGATCGCCAGCCGGCACGGGCTGGCAGCCTCGACCGTATCCTTTCACCTGCGCAAACTGGAGCAGGCCGGGTTGGTCACAAGCCGCAAGGAGCAGTACTATGCGGTCTTCGAAGCCAACCAGGGCATGCTGGATACCACACTGCGCGAGATCGTCGCCGATATACCGGTGGGGCGGGAGTTGCAGGACACGCGCATGGAAGAATACCGGCGCAAGGTGCTGGAGACCTTTTTCCGCCACGGGCGTCTGGAGAAGCTGCCGGCGCAGCACAAGAAGCGCCTGATCGTGCTGGAACAGTTCGCGGCGCGCTTTGAGACGGATCGGCGCTATGACGAGCAACAGGTGACCTCCCTGATTGGGCCGCTGTTCGACGACTACTGCACCATCCGCCGGCTGCTGGTGGATGAGGGGCTGATCAGGCGCGACGGCGCAGCATACTGGCGGGAAGGGGCGCCGCTCCGGTCGGATCTGCCCGCAACCGCGCAGGTGCAGCCCCGCGCGGCGCAGCAGACCGAGCGGGAACGGCGGACCACCATGAAGCAGGCTTACCGGCAGAGGCCTCTGCAGATGGGCATCTACCAGATCCGCAATACGCAGAACAACAGGGTCTATGTCGGCAGCAGCGAGAACATGGAGGGGGCGCGCACCAGCAGGATGTTTCAACTGCGGATGGGCAAGGCGATCTTCAGCAGCGAGCTGCAGCGTGACCTGGAGCGGCAGGGGGCTGCCACCTTCGAATTTTCGGTGCTGGAAGTGCTCACACCGCCGGTCGGGAAACCGGCTGAACAGGCCCTAGCTGACCTGCACCTGCAGTGGCTGGAAACGCTGCAACCCTTTGGCGAACGGGGATACAACAGCGCCCGGGCCTTCCAGCGGGAGAGAGACCGCCGGCAGTTTACGGTCGGACCGCAAAAAAACGATTGA
- a CDS encoding DUF6448 family protein yields the protein MSTTTIKTLGIAMVMLLSAAVPRFASAHCDTLDGPVVMDARKAIEAGDVTPVLKWVKAKDEKAVRAAFGKLLASRGKHPEAADKQFFTTLVKIHRAGEGAPFTGLKPAGAVEPAVAEADEALAGGSPGTLVKLIADDVAAGIQRHYERVAAAYRHKDESVAKGREFVEAYVAFTHYVERLHADVIGRGAHGEEHQGKKHPHADHRDGAHADHGAGKQ from the coding sequence ATGAGCACAACTACGATCAAAACGCTGGGTATTGCGATGGTCATGCTGCTTTCGGCTGCGGTCCCCCGATTCGCTTCCGCACACTGCGATACGCTTGACGGACCGGTGGTTATGGATGCCAGAAAGGCCATCGAGGCGGGGGACGTTACGCCTGTCCTCAAATGGGTGAAGGCGAAGGATGAGAAGGCGGTCAGGGCCGCATTCGGAAAGCTCCTCGCATCTCGCGGCAAGCATCCCGAGGCGGCCGATAAGCAGTTCTTCACAACCCTGGTCAAGATCCATCGGGCAGGAGAGGGTGCCCCTTTCACCGGCCTGAAACCGGCCGGCGCCGTGGAGCCTGCCGTTGCCGAGGCCGACGAGGCTCTGGCCGGCGGCTCACCGGGAACGCTGGTGAAATTGATTGCCGATGATGTGGCCGCCGGTATACAAAGGCATTACGAGCGCGTCGCGGCCGCATACCGCCATAAGGACGAGAGTGTGGCAAAGGGGCGTGAGTTCGTCGAGGCGTATGTGGCATTCACCCATTATGTGGAGCGCCTGCATGCCGATGTCATTGGTCGGGGCGCCCATGGTGAGGAGCACCAGGGTAAGAAGCATCCCCATGCCGATCATCGCGATGGTGCCCATGCAGATCACGGTGCTGGAAAACAGTAG